The sequence GGCCTTTCCAAAACCACCTGCCTGGGCCTTCTTCATAGGGCCAACTCCCTGGTGCATCTACTCACCCAGCACCCCACCCAGCACATGACACAGCCCAGCCTTCTGGCATTGGAGGCCACGGTTTAGACCAAGTGAGCCAGACGTTTCAAGTAAAAGACAGCATAGGCGGGCCACAGCGAGCACACCTTGCAGCTGCGGGAAGCGAGGTCCGACGGCCCCGGCTTGGGGGTCGGGTGTGAGGCAGGGCCACCTCCCAGACGCGCGAGCCCCACCAGGAAGGTCAGATAAAGTGGATCCAGCTCTCCTCGCACTCCCCGCGCGGCATGTGCAGTGCGTGGTTGCGGCACGTGAGACTGTAGTCGCGGCCGTCGTTGTTGTCCCAGTGCTCGGCTCCGGCAACACGGTAGCGCAGCGCGAAGTGCACGCGGGAGCCGAGCTCCAGCAGGAAGGGCGGCACCGGGAAGCCGAAGGCGAAGACGTCCTCGGAGCCCCCGGAGCCTGCCGGCCCGCGCCACCGCGCCGCCACTTCGTGCGCGCTGCGCCAGTCCGAGAAGGTGTAGCGCACCGCCACCTGCTTCTCGAAGGCCACGTTGCGCACGCGCACCGTGCCGCTGATGCCCAGGTCCGAGCAAGTGACGCGCTCCAGGCACACGAGCTGGCGCCCCAGGCGCTCGCCGAAGTCCGGGGCCTCGACGGGCGGCGGGAAGTCGGGCACAAGGCATTGCAGAGTGAACTCCAGGTCCTGGCTGCTGCAGCACAGGTCCGAGTTGATGGCGAGTCGCGACAGCACGTGCAGCGGCACGGACGGGTCGTCGCCCGCATTAAACACCTTGACCTGCGCCAGCTCCAGGCCCAGCGCGTCAGCGAAGCGCACGCGGTGCTGCCGGCTGCAGCCGGGTCGGCACGCAGCGCCCGGAGCGCCCGCGCCCTTCTGGCGGCGCTCCGGTGAGCTGGGCAGCGAGCGCGCCCGCCGCAGGATGATGGGCCGTAGGTGGGGGTCGCAGCCGGacggcgcgggcggcggcggcggcgcgctgCCCGGACTCCCCGGGGGCCGGCAGGGCCGCGGCTCCAGGGCCGCGCCGCCGTCCAGGTCAGAGAGGCAGCTGAGGCTCCGCGGAGCGGGCTTCCGGAACCCAACGGTGGCGGGGAGGACCGCCGAGCCCGGGCCTCCGGACATGGCCCGGCCGACTGTCGAGAGATGAGGAGGCGGAACCTAAGGGCGGCCTCCCTCCCGACCCTGCGTCCGCTCCTTTGGTGTCCCGGGACGTGCTCAGCGACCCTGGGGAGGGTCCGCTGGAACCGCCGCCTGCAGAGGACGCAGCGGGCCGCCTGCGCGCTCCCCACGTCCGCCACCTGGTCCCTCGAGTCCTCCCCCTGGTTTTCTGCtttgggcaggaaaaaaaaaaaaagctggtttcCAGGACAAACGCTTGCTCGCGCGGACGCTCCTCGAGGCCGCAGCGGAGCGCAgggtgcggcggcggcggccttGGGTTTCCTCCGGGTGCGGGGAAGGCGGTGTCCGCCCAGCGGCCCCGCCCAGTGGCCCCTTCCCGGCCGCGCGTTACTCACCCGGCCGCGACTTGTCGGAGCAACTTCCCGGCGAGCCTCCGCCCCGCCCCTCGTGACGCGGCCGGCGCGGACTCCCGCCGCCCATCGCAGCCGTCTGCTTCCCGCCCGGCCCCGCGTCACGTGTCCTCCGCGGCCGCGAAACAGGTCTGGTCAGTGTCTGTCTGCGTCCGGCCGGCCGGCGCGCGGATCGGTCCCAGATGGGCGTCTGCTCGCGCGGAGGACCCGGAGCGTGCACGCTGCGGTCACCGGATTTCTGGGCTAAtgcgggcgggggaggggcgcgcCACTCGGCCTGCCCAGGAGCCGGTCCCCGGCTCATTTTAAGCCTCGAGGGTAGCCAGCTCTCTGGACGTTTGCGTTGCAACACGGACCCTAGGCCAGACCGTGGGAGCCTGGCTGCGTAGACGCGAAGCGTCGTGTCCCCGCATCACCCACAATGCTTTGCCGCGGGGACCGCTGGCCCTGtccctggggggtggggatggggcggCGCTGCTGCTATTGCTGTCTCCAGAGAGGCTCCAAACCGGAGGAGAGGAAGATATGAGAACAAGTGTTAAGACCCTGTGACAAATGATAAGGCTGCCCTTAAGCAGCCTCTGGCGCTTGGGACCCGTTTTTGTAGGCAGAATCTAGACTTTTAGCTTTGTTCCCGAACCTTCAGGGAAACCAGAGCTTGCTTTCTGCATCCTTAGGGACCCTGCAGGCTGTCACCTCTTCTCTCTCAGTAACTTTGTCCAGAAAACAGCACAGCCCAGGGTATAAAGCTTGCCAGGTGAAATGAAGTGGAAAAGATGGGAGTGCACTTTCTAGAGAGTTCTAGAGTGTTCTTGTACAATCCAGAGGGACAATGCAACAGGAAAACCAGACTAAAGAAGGGGGTTGGTGAAGAACGTTTTCTACATCTGAAACAAATCGAGCGGTTGATTATggtctcattcattcattgtaaGGGTCTGCATGTGATTTTCCTTCTCATCATACTTACACGGACCAAAATGGCATACatgcttattttgaaaaataacagagCAGAGTtttaggaaggaaataaaaatgtataatccCAACTCTTCCAGTTTTTCAGAGGCAGGGGATTTTATGGAAGAAAGAAGATTCACATTCGAATGGGGCACTTTTAGTAGGCCACTCAAGAGGGGAGAAGCAGCCTTGGGTGGTACCAGTCAACAAAATGTCACAGAGAGAGAACACTGCGTGATATGTATTATACTGATAAATTTTTCATGGACTGATGTGATAGTGAAGGCAGGAGGCCTGAAAGGGGGCCTTTCCAATAGAGTTCAAACTCCATGAGAGTAGGATAGGTATCTAACCCTGCCGTTTTCTAGGCACTCTATttgtggaaggaaggaatgaatgagaaTGGACACAGGAACTTTGGAGTAACAGCCAAACTTAATTAGTCCCACAGATGTCCTCAACAAATTATTTCCAaggagattgtgtgtgtgtgtgtgcatgcaggtgtatgtgtgtgtgtgtacggggAGAGAGATGAAATCCATTTATAGTAGTGTGATCTTGTATCTAATACccactgtgaaaaacaaaaatagattaaaCCATAAATAGAAGGCAATATTCCCCCATTGAAACTTTTTATACAATTTGAATATTtaagaacaaaaaaatgaaaagcaacatgATAAGGGTGATAGGGTGTTTGCAGTTGGTACTTACCAACACTGTTCTGTTGCTTCTAGTTCCGGTGGTAAGGCACCCTGCCCGAATATTAGAGGAGGAAAGAAGTCACTTCCCCTGCTGTCGGCATCTTCCAACAGATTGAGCAAGAATATTTCGAGCACTACAGAAAAGGTAATGTAAACTTAAGTAAAATCTCATTTAGATTTGTTCTGGTTTTTCAcgtttcttgtgtgtgtgtgtgtgtttagggtaTTTATTAActgtatgtctttctttttagaCAGTCTATCCAACCCTAAATGATGATCAGCCATGTGACTGTTTCAAGAAAGGGAATAGGGTAAATGAATCTTATCAGAAAACCAGGTAAATAGTTTTTCATGTAATTACTTTATCTTGCGAAGGGAGCAGTAGCTCAGTTCTCCAGATTGATATGTGTGGTTGGGAGAAAAATATGTCTGTAGACCTAAGTATATACACTATATTTCTTGTCTGACAGAAATGGTTTTAAACATTACTAGtttggcgccccactccagtactcttgcctggaaagtcctgtggatgggggagcctggtgggctgcagtccatggggtcgctaagagttggacacaactgagcgacttcgcttttacttttcactttcatgcattggagaaggaaatggcaacccactccagtgttcttgcttggagaatcccagagacagaggctcctggtgggctgccgtctctggggtcacacagagtcggacacgactggagcgacccagcaccatcagcagcagcagcagcatagaactggtggagaaggaaatggcaacccactccagtgttcttgcctggagaatctcagggacgggggagcctggtgggctgctgtctatggggtcgcacagagtcggacacgactgaagcgacttagcagcagcagcagcagcagcatttggtaAAAATTCTAGGAGGTCATAATTCTTGCACTGTTAGAAGAATCCACAATTTTGGGTAATCATCTTTCtatgtttgtttccttttctataaaaaggATACTAGTAATAACTTTTATGGATGCACATAGACAGCTAGAGGTAAAGAAAAGTTTTAACAATGTTGGTTATGAGTTCTAAATCATGGCAATAACtttatccatttcttcatttttttcaacatttattgaacacatgTTATGCTGCTGGCAATGATTTAACCTCCTCCATGTTTATTAAGAGGTGGCACATTTTCA comes from Bubalus bubalis isolate 160015118507 breed Murrah chromosome 14, NDDB_SH_1, whole genome shotgun sequence and encodes:
- the PPP1R3D gene encoding protein phosphatase 1 regulatory subunit 3D; this translates as MSGGPGSAVLPATVGFRKPAPRSLSCLSDLDGGAALEPRPCRPPGSPGSAPPPPPAPSGCDPHLRPIILRRARSLPSSPERRQKGAGAPGAACRPGCSRQHRVRFADALGLELAQVKVFNAGDDPSVPLHVLSRLAINSDLCCSSQDLEFTLQCLVPDFPPPVEAPDFGERLGRQLVCLERVTCSDLGISGTVRVRNVAFEKQVAVRYTFSDWRSAHEVAARWRGPAGSGGSEDVFAFGFPVPPFLLELGSRVHFALRYRVAGAEHWDNNDGRDYSLTCRNHALHMPRGECEESWIHFI